GACTCATCCTGGCGGACAACTGGCCCGAGGGCGTCCATCCGCTTCGCCGAGGGTTCAAGGTCCCGAAGGTGGACGCCTTGGGCCGGCGCGAAACGAACGAGTGGGCCGGCGCGCCGGTCAAAAAGGAAAAGCACCCGACCTATCGGCCGGAGAAGCCGCTGAAGCCCGGCCAGATGCTTATCAACGTCGGGCCGTTCCATCCCCTCCAGGAAGAGGCCGAGTTCTTCCAACTCTACTGCGAGGGCGAGACGGTCGTCGACATGGACGTGCGGCTCGGGTTCAACCATCGGGGCGTCGAGGAACTCTCGACCCGCATGACGTGGGACCAGGTGCCGTTCCTGGTGGAGCGCGTCTGCGGCATCTGTTCGGCGAGCCATCCCTGGGCCTACGTCCGTGCCGTCGAAAACATTTGCGGCATCGAGGCCCCGCCGCGCGCCGAGTACCTGCGGACCATCGTTGCGGAACTCGAGCGGCTCCACAGCCACCTTTTGTGGCTCGGCCTGGCCGGCCATTTCCTCGGCTACAACACCGTCTGGATGTGGGCGTGGAAGTACCGCGAGCCGATCATGGACATCCTGGAACTCACGACCGGCAGCCGCATCCACTACGCGAACAACACGATCGGCGGCGTGCGGCGCGACATTCCGGCGGACCTGTACCCCGCCATCCGCAAGGCCGTGGACTCCATCAAGAAGCCCACCGAGATGCTCACCAAGGCGGTCCTCGACGATCCGGTGCTGCACGCGCGGCTGAAGAACGTGGGAGTTCTCTCGAAGGAGGACGCGATTCGCTGGGGCGTCACGGGGCCGACGGCCCGCGGGAGCGGCGTCCCTATCGACGTGCGGCGCGACGATCCGCTCGGCACGTACGACCGCGTCGAGTGGAACGTCATCGTCCAGGAATCGGGCGACGTCTTCGCCAAGGCCGTCGTCCGATGCCTCGAGTGCTTCGAGTCCTGCAAGATCATCGAGCAGTGCCTCGACCAGATTCCCGAGGGGCCGATCCAGACGCGCGTCGACGAGATTCCGCGCGGCGAAGGGTGCGGCCATTACGAGGCGCCGCGCGGCGAGACGTTCCATTACGTCCGGAGCGACGGCGGCCCCGGGCCCGTCCGCCACAAGATCCGCGCCCCGAGTTACGTCAACATCCCGTCCTTCCGCTCCAGTTGCATCGGTCAGCACATCGCCGACGTGACACTTGTCCTCGCGGCGGTCGACCCGTGCTACTCGTGCACCGAGCGCATGGCGCGGGCCTACGATGCCACGAGCGGGAAACCGCTCTGGGGGATGAACGACCTTATCCGAATGAGCCAGGAACGCACGCGGCAACTGAGGCGAGAGGCGTAGGGGGGCACGGATTGCGAGCAATCCGTGGCACCCGGGATTAGGGCTTTGACCCAATAAACGGGTGCCACCGTTTGCTTGCAAACGGTGCGTGACGGGTTTTAAAAGTACTACGTAGGGAGCACGCATGGAAGCGTATGCTTGGCTGCTGGGAATTCCGCTCGCGGCCGGCGCCGGTATCTGGGCCCTGTGGATTCTTTTCGGCTGGGCCGCGCGGCGGTCGGCCGGGGCGCTCGGCGTCCTTGCGACCGTCGCCAAGATCGTCGCCGCCGTCGCCTGCGCCTGGACGTTCGTTCTCGCCGTGAACCTCTGGCGCGTGCCGCCGGCCCCCGCGGCCGCGGCGCAGAGCATCGACCTCGGTGTCGTGAACCTGTCGGCGGCGTTCCGCGCGGACGGTCTTTCGTCGCTCATCGTCCTGGCGGCGGCGGGCATCGCGCTCCTGGTCGTCTTCTACAGCATGCGCGCGATGGCCGGACACGCCCGCGAGCCCGTCTTCTTCGCCTACCTCCTTTGGGGCCTTGCGGCGGTCATGGCCGCGGCGCTGGCCGACACCTTCATCGTTCTCCTCGTCGCCTGGGAGATCGCCACGGTCCTCCTGTACCTGCTCATCGGCATGGGCGGCCCCGAATCCCGCACGGGCGCCATGAAGACCTTCGCCGTGCTCGGCTTCGCCGACGCGTGTCTCCTCCTGGGCGTCGTGCTGCTGCTCGGCGCCGGCCGGTTGACGCCCGCCCTCGCCATCGGCGGGACGCACGTCGCGGCCGACGCGCCGCTCACGGTCGTCGCGTATCTCCTGATGGTCGCCGCCGCCCTCGCCAAGGCCGGCGCCATGCCGCTTCACACTTGGATTCCGTCGGCCAGCGACGCCGCGCCTATTCCCGCGTTTGCGTTCCTCCCGGCCGCGCTCGACAAACTCCTCGGCATCTACCTGCTCGCGCGCCTAACGTTCGAGACGTTCGCCATCGGCCCGGCCCTGGCAACGGTCCTCATGGTCATCGGGGCTGCGACGATCCTCTGCGCGGTCTTCATGGCGATGATCCAGCACAACCTGCGCCGGCTGCTCGCGTTCCATGCCGTCAGCCAGGTCGGCTACATGGTGCTGGGGATGGGGATAGCGGCGGCGGCGCTCGCGCCGTCGCGCCTGAGCGGTGCGCCCGTTCCGCCGGCTGCCATGGCCATCGCCGCCATCGCCTTCGCCGGCGGCCTCTTCCACATGCTCAACAACAGCCTCTACAAATGCGCCCTCTTTTTGGGCGCCGGCGCAGCCGAACGCGTCGCCGGCACGACGGACCTGGACCGCCTCGGCGGCCTGGCGCGCGTGCTCCCCGTGACGTTCGTCTGTTCGATTGTCGCGGCCCTCGCCATTTCCGGCGTTCCGCCGCTGAACGGCTTCGTCTCGAAGTGGCTCGTGTACCAGGCAGCCCTGGGGTTGAACACGCCGCTCGGAACAGCCTGTCTGGTGGCAGCGGTGTTCGGGTCGGCCCTGACGCTCGCCTCCTTCGTCAAGGTTCTGCACTCGGTTTTTCTCGGGACGCGCGGCTCGGCGGTGCCGGCCGACGACCGGCCCCGCGAGAGTTTCGCCATGGCCGTCCCGATGGTTGTGCTGGCGCTCGCCTGCGTCGGCCTGGGCGTTTTCGGCGGGTGGGCGGTCGAGCGGCTCATCCTCCCGGCGGCTGCGTCCGTCGGCATCGGGACTTCGGCCGTCGGCGTGGCGGGGTCGGCCATCGAACTTCGCCTCGATCCCGCTCGGCCGTTCATGGGCCTCTGGGATCCGACGCTTGCGACCGGCCTCATCCTCATCGGCGTCGCCGTCGGCCTCGGGTTCTACGTCCTCAGCCGGGGAATGAAGGTCCGCATCGTCTCCACCTTCGTCGGCGGCGAGGACGCCTCGAGCGACGCTCAGTGGCACGTCTCGGGAACCCACTTTTACGAGACCATCCGGCGTCTCCCGGGGCTTCGCGGACTCTTCGGCGACGCGTCGGCCGGCGTCTTCGACGTCTATCGCCTCAGCGGACACTACGGCCACACGCTCGTCGAACGCTTGCGCGCCTGGCACACGGGCGTCCTGGCTGCTTACACCAGTTGGGTGCTCGTCGGCCTCATGGTGCTTGTGCTGGTGCTGGCGTTGAATCGGTGATCGCTCTTCCTGCGGCGGCGCGGGAAGGTTGGAAAGAAAAACGGACCGGAAGGGAGCACGTGCGATGGATCCGTTGCTGATCCTGCTCCTGGTGCTGATCGGCTTTATGGTCGTCGGGTCGCTGGTGGCGATCGAGACGCGGGGCCTTCTGTCGAGCGTGATCTCGGTCGGGGCCGTCGGCTTCGCCCTCAGCGTCGTCTTTCTCCTGCTCGGCGCCCCGGACCTCGCCATCACCCAGGTCGTCGTCGAAATCCTGGTGCTCGTGGTCCTCGTGCGCGTCGTCATCACCCGGCGCGACGAAACCCACGCCACCAGCCGCTCCACCCTCGCCGTCGGCTCCGTGCTCCTGGTGCTCGGCATCCTGGTGGCCGTGGTCTTCTGGGCCCTCGGTGCGTCGGGCGGGGCGGGGCTCCAGATGCGGCCGTTCGGCAACCCGCTCCTGAATGAAATCGGCCCGGCTGCCGCAATGGCTCCCGCGGGGGCGCCCGCCGGCGCCGAGCCTGCCCCGAGTCCCCGGCGCGCCGGGATCGAGGGGGCCGACAGGCCGGAAACCATTCCCCAAAGCATCGGCGGCGCGTATCTCCAGGAAGGCCTGAAGCGGACCCACGCCGCCAACTACGTCATGGGCATCGTCCTGGATTATCGCGGCTACGACACGCTCGGCGAGGCGACGGTCATCTTCGTCTCCATCCTCGGCGCCTACGCCGTTCTTCGCCGCATTGGGAGGCACTCGCATGCGCGGGATGAGCCTGATCGTTAAAAATACGACGCGCCTCGTCGCGGGCTTCATCGCCCTCTTCGGCGCGTACATCGTTCTCTATGGCCACGTGACGCCGGGCGGCGGATTTGCCGGCGGCGTCATCGTCGCCGGGGCCCTCGTCCTGGTGGTGTTGGCGTTCGGCGAACGGTTCAGCCGCGAGGTCATCTCGCACGAGGTCGTGCGCGCCAGCGACGCCGCGGGGGCGCTCGCCTTTCTCGGCGTGGCATTGTTCGGATACCTCGCCCCGAACGCCGGCGCGTTCTTCGCCAACTTCCCGGATTTGCTCGGCACGCCGGGCAACCTCCTGAGCGCCGGAACCATCCCCATCTCGAACCTTGCGATCGGCGTGAAGGTCGGGGCCGGGCTGTTCGGCGTCTTCCTGGCCCTCGCGCTCTTTCGGCGTCGCGGCGAGCAGCGGCTCATGGTCCCCGACGCGGGACGCCTTGATTCGGAGGCTCAGCGATGACCCTGCACATGCTCCCCTATCTCCTGGCCTTCCTCCTCCTCGTCGTGGGCATTTATGCCCTCGTCGCCAAACGCAACGTCATCAAGGTCATCGTCGGCCTGCTCATTATGGACTATGCCGTGAATCTGTTGCTGGTCCTGGTCGGCTATCGCGTCGTCGGCGGCGGGGCGCCGATGGCGCCGATCCTGACGCCCGACCTTACGCCGGCCGACATCGCCGCTCGCGCCGTCGACCCCTTGCCCCAGGCCCTCATCCTCACGAGCATCGTCATCGGCCTGAGCGTCACCGCCCTGGTCGTCGCCATCGCCATTCGCCTCTACGACCGGTACGGAACTTTCGACACGGGACGCATGCGAAATCTGAGAGGGTAACGCCTTGGAAAATCTCCTGCCGCTCTTCGTCGCCATCCCGCTCGCCGGCGGCTTTCTCATGCCCGTTCTCGGCCGGTTCTTCGGTCCCGGCCGCGCCAGTGCCGTTCTCCCGATTCTCATGGTCGCCGGCGTCCTTGTCCTCGCCGTCCGCCTCGTCCTCCTTCCCGACGCCCAGACGCCGCCCTACTGGATGGGCGCCTGGGACTTCCCCATCGGCGTCAGCCTCGTCGCCGACGGCCTCTCGAAACTCGTTGTCCTTCTCGTCGCCCTCATCAGCCTGCTCGTCCTCGTATTCAGCATGGACTATATGACCCATTACACCAATCCGGGCCTCTTCTACGGCCTCTTCATGCTCCTGCTCGCGGGGATGAACGGCGTTGTCCTCGCGGGCGACCTGTTTAACCTCTTCGTCTTCCTCGAGGTCGCCGGCATCGCCAGTTACGCCCTCGTCGCCTTCGGCACCGAGGCCGACGAACTCGAAGCCGCCTTCAAGTACCTCGTCCTCGGGTCCATCGCCAGCACCTTCATCCTGGTGGCCATCGCCATCGTCTACAACGTCACCGGCCACCTCAACCTCGCCAAGATCGCCGAGGCCCTTCGCGCCAGTGGAGGTCTCACGGTCCCCGTTTACCTTGCCGCCGCTTTTCTCCTCATGGGCTTCGCCCTCAAGGCCGCCTTGGTCCCGTTCCACGCCTGGCTCCCCGACGCGCACCCCTCCGCCCCCGCGCCGATTTCCGCCATGCTCTCCGGACTCCTCATCAAGGCCTGCGGCGTTTATTGTCTTTGCCGCCTCGTCTTCTCCGTCTTCGCCGGAGCCGAGGTCTTCGGCATCATCCTGGTGGTCCTCGGCACGCTCTCCATGGTCCTCGGCGCGCTTCTGGCCATCGGCCAAGTCGACCTCAAGCGCCTCCTCGCCTATTCCTCCATCAGCCAGGTCGGCTACGTCGTCCTGGCGATCGGCGCGGGCGTCGTCGCCCTCGCCTGGGCCCCGGCGCACCCCGCCCTTATCCCCGTCGCCGGACTTGCGCTCTTCGGCGGCCTGTTCCACATGGCCAACCACGCCGTCTTCAAGAGCCTCCTGTTTCTTTGCAGCGGCTCCGTCGAGCAGGCCACCGGCACGCGCCTCCTCGCCGAACTCGGCGGCCTCGGTCGGCGGATGCCCGTCACCGCCTGGAGCCTCCGCGCGGGCGCCCTCGCCATCAGCGGCGTACCGCCCTTCGGAGGGTTCTGGTCCAAACTCATCATCATTATCGTCCTGGTGCAGATGGCTGTCGGCGGCCATTGGGCCTTCTATCTGCCCGCTGTCCTCGCCGT
Above is a genomic segment from Planctomycetota bacterium containing:
- a CDS encoding cation:proton antiporter (subunit B of antiporter complex involved in resistance to high concentrations of Na+, K+, Li+ and/or alkali), which codes for MSLIVKNTTRLVAGFIALFGAYIVLYGHVTPGGGFAGGVIVAGALVLVVLAFGERFSREVISHEVVRASDAAGALAFLGVALFGYLAPNAGAFFANFPDLLGTPGNLLSAGTIPISNLAIGVKVGAGLFGVFLALALFRRRGEQRLMVPDAGRLDSEAQR
- a CDS encoding DUF4040 domain-containing protein; translation: MDPLLILLLVLIGFMVVGSLVAIETRGLLSSVISVGAVGFALSVVFLLLGAPDLAITQVVVEILVLVVLVRVVITRRDETHATSRSTLAVGSVLLVLGILVAVVFWALGASGGAGLQMRPFGNPLLNEIGPAAAMAPAGAPAGAEPAPSPRRAGIEGADRPETIPQSIGGAYLQEGLKRTHAANYVMGIVLDYRGYDTLGEATVIFVSILGAYAVLRRIGRHSHARDEPDR
- a CDS encoding NADH-quinone oxidoreductase subunit C; amino-acid sequence: VTGIDVRDGLDILYHWCLDADTYVVTVKALAARPAMAIDSVGQDLPAADWIEREMHDLLGAEFLGHPDMRRLILADNWPEGVHPLRRGFKVPKVDALGRRETNEWAGAPVKKEKHPTYRPEKPLKPGQMLINVGPFHPLQEEAEFFQLYCEGETVVDMDVRLGFNHRGVEELSTRMTWDQVPFLVERVCGICSASHPWAYVRAVENICGIEAPPRAEYLRTIVAELERLHSHLLWLGLAGHFLGYNTVWMWAWKYREPIMDILELTTGSRIHYANNTIGGVRRDIPADLYPAIRKAVDSIKKPTEMLTKAVLDDPVLHARLKNVGVLSKEDAIRWGVTGPTARGSGVPIDVRRDDPLGTYDRVEWNVIVQESGDVFAKAVVRCLECFESCKIIEQCLDQIPEGPIQTRVDEIPRGEGCGHYEAPRGETFHYVRSDGGPGPVRHKIRAPSYVNIPSFRSSCIGQHIADVTLVLAAVDPCYSCTERMARAYDATSGKPLWGMNDLIRMSQERTRQLRREA
- a CDS encoding proton-conducting transporter membrane subunit codes for the protein MENLLPLFVAIPLAGGFLMPVLGRFFGPGRASAVLPILMVAGVLVLAVRLVLLPDAQTPPYWMGAWDFPIGVSLVADGLSKLVVLLVALISLLVLVFSMDYMTHYTNPGLFYGLFMLLLAGMNGVVLAGDLFNLFVFLEVAGIASYALVAFGTEADELEAAFKYLVLGSIASTFILVAIAIVYNVTGHLNLAKIAEALRASGGLTVPVYLAAAFLLMGFALKAALVPFHAWLPDAHPSAPAPISAMLSGLLIKACGVYCLCRLVFSVFAGAEVFGIILVVLGTLSMVLGALLAIGQVDLKRLLAYSSISQVGYVVLAIGAGVVALAWAPAHPALIPVAGLALFGGLFHMANHAVFKSLLFLCSGSVEQATGTRLLAELGGLGRRMPVTAWSLRAGALAISGVPPFGGFWSKLIIIIVLVQMAVGGHWAFYLPAVLAVAVAVVTLVYYAKVQRAVLGGEPSEATARAREVPFAMCFASVFLAVLCLASALLLLPPVRERLVNPAVAVLKAAVPLPPASDAEPSTVALDAAGRVP
- a CDS encoding proton-conducting transporter membrane subunit — protein: MEAYAWLLGIPLAAGAGIWALWILFGWAARRSAGALGVLATVAKIVAAVACAWTFVLAVNLWRVPPAPAAAAQSIDLGVVNLSAAFRADGLSSLIVLAAAGIALLVVFYSMRAMAGHAREPVFFAYLLWGLAAVMAAALADTFIVLLVAWEIATVLLYLLIGMGGPESRTGAMKTFAVLGFADACLLLGVVLLLGAGRLTPALAIGGTHVAADAPLTVVAYLLMVAAALAKAGAMPLHTWIPSASDAAPIPAFAFLPAALDKLLGIYLLARLTFETFAIGPALATVLMVIGAATILCAVFMAMIQHNLRRLLAFHAVSQVGYMVLGMGIAAAALAPSRLSGAPVPPAAMAIAAIAFAGGLFHMLNNSLYKCALFLGAGAAERVAGTTDLDRLGGLARVLPVTFVCSIVAALAISGVPPLNGFVSKWLVYQAALGLNTPLGTACLVAAVFGSALTLASFVKVLHSVFLGTRGSAVPADDRPRESFAMAVPMVVLALACVGLGVFGGWAVERLILPAAASVGIGTSAVGVAGSAIELRLDPARPFMGLWDPTLATGLILIGVAVGLGFYVLSRGMKVRIVSTFVGGEDASSDAQWHVSGTHFYETIRRLPGLRGLFGDASAGVFDVYRLSGHYGHTLVERLRAWHTGVLAAYTSWVLVGLMVLVLVLALNR
- a CDS encoding sodium:proton antiporter, whose protein sequence is MTLHMLPYLLAFLLLVVGIYALVAKRNVIKVIVGLLIMDYAVNLLLVLVGYRVVGGGAPMAPILTPDLTPADIAARAVDPLPQALILTSIVIGLSVTALVVAIAIRLYDRYGTFDTGRMRNLRG